Proteins encoded by one window of Cytophagia bacterium CHB2:
- a CDS encoding DNA photolyase, translating into MNTNTTTRFDYAAKFAGFAGKTLFEQLPSRQQEFLQRLAFEQRFTFQEFRQVVEACRDLSMWGEGDLETWWQKRSARTGNRKGHLKKQMLTELQAELAALRQAPKTYPLIPLTRPKQREKSLITVKDSDKTIFGMCPVASEKTVCCNLHTIDAVENCVFGCSYCSIQTFYSDEIVFDEHFAQKLAALELEPGRFYHIGTGQSSDSLAWGNRHGILDALCRFAAHHPGILLELKTKSDNVRYFLEHEAPTNLVISWSLNTPTIIANEEHFTASLEKRLAAARQVANRGMGVAFHFHPMVYYDHWQEDYPAIATELLQRFDPAEVRFISFGSVTLIKPVLQKMRALGHATKISQMEMVPDPHGKLTYPDEIKVAMFQRMYQAFAPWHNEVFFYLCMEKAGIWEQSFGYVYPDNETFETEFGRRTMRR; encoded by the coding sequence ATGAACACCAATACCACCACCCGATTTGATTACGCTGCCAAGTTTGCCGGTTTTGCCGGTAAAACCCTTTTCGAACAATTGCCCTCACGCCAGCAGGAATTCCTGCAGCGGCTCGCGTTCGAGCAGCGCTTCACGTTTCAGGAATTCCGCCAGGTGGTGGAAGCTTGCCGCGACCTGAGCATGTGGGGCGAGGGTGATCTCGAAACCTGGTGGCAAAAACGTTCCGCTCGAACCGGCAACCGCAAGGGCCATCTCAAAAAGCAGATGTTAACGGAACTTCAGGCCGAGCTGGCGGCGCTGCGGCAGGCGCCCAAAACTTATCCGCTCATTCCGCTGACGCGGCCCAAGCAGCGCGAGAAGAGCCTGATTACGGTCAAAGACTCCGACAAAACCATTTTCGGCATGTGTCCGGTGGCTTCGGAGAAAACCGTGTGCTGCAACCTGCACACGATCGACGCCGTGGAGAACTGTGTTTTTGGCTGTTCCTATTGCTCGATTCAAACCTTCTACAGCGACGAGATTGTGTTCGACGAACACTTTGCACAAAAGCTCGCCGCACTTGAGCTGGAACCGGGCCGCTTCTATCACATTGGCACCGGACAATCTTCGGATTCGCTGGCGTGGGGCAATCGCCACGGCATTCTTGATGCCCTGTGCCGCTTTGCCGCGCATCATCCCGGCATTTTGTTGGAGCTTAAAACCAAGTCCGACAATGTTCGCTATTTTCTTGAGCATGAAGCTCCCACCAACCTCGTGATCAGTTGGTCGCTGAACACGCCCACCATCATTGCCAACGAGGAACATTTCACGGCAAGTTTGGAAAAACGGCTGGCAGCGGCGCGGCAGGTGGCAAACCGCGGCATGGGCGTGGCGTTTCATTTTCATCCGATGGTGTATTACGACCATTGGCAGGAGGATTACCCGGCGATCGCAACTGAGTTGTTGCAACGATTTGATCCGGCAGAAGTCCGCTTCATCTCCTTCGGCTCGGTGACGCTGATCAAGCCGGTGCTGCAGAAAATGCGTGCGCTCGGCCATGCCACCAAAATTTCGCAGATGGAAATGGTGCCGGATCCGCATGGCAAGCTTACGTATCCGGATGAAATCAAAGTGGCGATGTTCCAGCGGATGTACCAGGCCTTCGCACCCTGGCACAACGAGGTGTTTTTTTACTTGTGTATGGAAAAGGCGGG